In a genomic window of Meleagris gallopavo isolate NT-WF06-2002-E0010 breed Aviagen turkey brand Nicholas breeding stock chromosome 1, Turkey_5.1, whole genome shotgun sequence:
- the WNT2 gene encoding LOW QUALITY PROTEIN: protein Wnt-2 (The sequence of the model RefSeq protein was modified relative to this genomic sequence to represent the inferred CDS: substituted 1 base at 1 genomic stop codon), with product MGAVGSSRVMCDNVPGLRHSHVXGLLLIAGSRESAFVHAISSAGVVFAITRACSQGELKSCSCDPEKKGSAKDSKGRFDWGGCSDNIDYGVKFARAFVDAKERKGKDARALMNLHNNRAGRKAVKRFLKQECKCHGVSGSCTLRTCWLAMADFRKTGDYLWKKYNGAIQVVMNQDGTGFTVANKRFKKPTKNDLVYFESSPDYCIRDRDVGSPGTAGRVCNQTSRGMDSCEVMCCGRGYDTLRVSRMTKCECKFHWCCAVRCQDCLEEVDIHTCKAPKAAGWASRT from the exons ATGGGGGCCGTGGGCTCGTCGCGGGTGATGTGCGACAACGTGCCGGGGCTG CGCCACAGCCATGTATAAGGCCTGCTTCTTATTGCAGGCAGCCGGGAGTCCGCGTTCGTCCACGCCATCTCCTCTGCTGGCGTTGTGTTTGCCATCACGAGGGCATGCAGCCAGGGAGAGCTGAAGTCCTGCTCCTGTGACCCTGAGAAGAAGGGCTCTGCCAAGGACAGCAAGGGCCGCTTTGACTGGGGCGGCTGCAGCGACAACATCGATTATGGCGTTAAGTTCGCCAGGGCCTTCGTGGATgccaaggaaaggaaagggaaggacgCCAGGGCACTGATGAACCTCCACAACAACCGCGCAGGAAGGAAG GCCGTGAAGCGTTTTTTGAAACAGGAGTGCAAATGTCACGGTGTGAGTGGATCATGCACTCTAAGGACCTGTTGGCTGGCCATGGCAGACTTTAGGAAAACAGGAGATTATCTGTGGAAGAAATACAATGGAGCGATTCAGGTGGTCATGAATCAAGATGGCACGGGTTTCACTGTGGCTAATAAGAGATTTAAGAAGCCAACTAAGAATGACCTGGTATACTTTGAAAGCTCTCCAGACTACTGTATCAGGGACAGGGATGTAG GCTCTCCGGGAACGGCTGGCCGGGTGTGCAACCAGACCTCCCGCGGCATGGACAGCTGTGAGGTGATGTGCTGCGGCCGTGGCTACGACACATTGCGTGTCAGCAGGATGACCAAATGCGAGTGCAAGTTCCACTGGTGCTGCGCGGTGCGCTGCCAGGACTGCCTGGAGGAAGTGGACATCCACACATGCAAGGCGCCCAAGGCTGCGGGCTGGGCCTCCCGGACATGA